The Candidatus Methylomirabilis lanthanidiphila genome has a window encoding:
- the psbU gene encoding Photosystem II 12 kDa extrinsic protein precursor — protein sequence MKRIALRIVGSAAVIVALSASMKWIGWREARADAREEVGSRVVTHKVDLNTASVRELERLPGMAPEVVERVRRNRPYRTLDELIARKVLGRKEFARIKERIRVSSPQAKNSAP from the coding sequence ATGAAAAGGATCGCGTTACGAATCGTTGGCAGTGCTGCGGTCATTGTGGCCCTGAGCGCCTCAATGAAATGGATAGGGTGGCGGGAGGCAAGGGCGGACGCCAGGGAAGAAGTCGGATCGAGAGTAGTTACACACAAGGTAGACCTGAACACAGCGTCAGTGCGAGAGCTCGAACGGCTCCCAGGGATGGCACCTGAGGTTGTTGAGCGAGTGCGGCGAAATCGGCCGTATCGTACACTCGACGAATTGATTGCCCGAAAGGTATTAGGTCGGAAGGAGTTCGCGAGAATCAAAGAGCGAATTCGAGTGAGTTCGCCTCAAGCGAAGAACAGCGCGCCGTGA
- a CDS encoding N-acetylmuramoyl-L-alanine amidase, protein MSRRGNYAERARARGETPSMVTGSAMLWSQKRGKRPTVAGLATALWGVLLAVALSSSAAAPVRVYLEKKELTLSTVMIRGAEYLSLKSLGRAVGSSATGAPTRGGARMALGDSTMVLTMGSPEVRIGNSIVVLSETPRQLRESMVVPLELLPIALGARYGEDHVNWNPETRVARVAERAYSLRLFRFRTYPDHTRVVLEGTRPHNFVLREDGASGRVMLEVKGGIVNPSMRTSQVSDGLVAAIEIRQRGNDSQVTIQGTGRSLRSKVFALEGPDRIVVDLFPSERQERHSLPPDTVSKTPRGRAAQSGLAGRAIEATELAGALSVEPLVKTVVIDPGHGGRDAGAIGQSGAKEKDIVLDIGLRLQRLIREQLGMKVIMTRTKDIFVPLENRTMIANRHHADFFISLHVNAAPGSRAVGFETYFLSREPSDRGAKASAVRENTVLNLEGVGQDAQRGLKTVLWDLAQTFYVKESSELAELLLNELGQSLKMENRGIKSAPFFVLIGAAMPSVLVEVAFITNPDEEQKLEQEAYRQQIAEALLAGIGKFRTRYEKRVGSTSAPMPVVR, encoded by the coding sequence ATGAGCAGGCGAGGGAATTATGCAGAACGGGCGCGTGCGAGGGGCGAGACGCCGAGTATGGTAACAGGCAGCGCGATGTTATGGAGTCAGAAGAGGGGGAAACGACCGACGGTAGCGGGTTTAGCCACGGCATTGTGGGGAGTACTGCTTGCGGTGGCGCTCAGCTCCTCGGCGGCGGCTCCCGTGCGGGTGTATCTGGAGAAGAAGGAGCTGACGTTGAGTACTGTGATGATCCGTGGCGCCGAATATCTGTCGCTGAAGAGCCTCGGCAGGGCTGTAGGAAGTTCGGCAACTGGAGCGCCGACTCGGGGAGGCGCTAGGATGGCGCTTGGGGACTCCACGATGGTGCTGACCATGGGCTCTCCGGAAGTGCGAATCGGAAACAGCATCGTCGTGCTTTCCGAAACACCTCGACAGCTAAGGGAAAGCATGGTCGTACCGCTGGAACTGCTGCCGATTGCGCTCGGCGCGCGATATGGCGAAGACCACGTGAACTGGAATCCAGAAACCCGAGTCGCTAGAGTTGCCGAACGGGCTTACTCGCTGCGCCTCTTCCGATTTCGCACGTATCCTGATCATACCCGAGTAGTCCTGGAAGGAACGAGGCCTCATAATTTCGTGCTCAGGGAGGATGGCGCGTCTGGACGGGTGATGCTGGAGGTGAAGGGGGGAATCGTGAACCCCTCAATGCGAACAAGTCAGGTCTCGGATGGCTTAGTGGCTGCGATCGAAATTCGTCAACGTGGTAACGATAGCCAGGTGACCATCCAGGGGACAGGGCGTAGTTTACGGAGTAAGGTGTTTGCTTTGGAAGGGCCAGACCGGATTGTGGTCGATCTGTTTCCCTCCGAAAGGCAAGAGCGTCATTCGCTTCCGCCCGATACCGTCTCGAAGACGCCACGTGGACGAGCCGCGCAGTCAGGACTAGCGGGTCGAGCCATCGAGGCGACCGAGCTGGCTGGTGCGCTGTCGGTAGAGCCGCTTGTCAAGACGGTTGTGATCGATCCTGGCCATGGCGGAAGAGATGCTGGCGCCATCGGCCAGTCAGGTGCGAAGGAGAAAGATATTGTTCTGGATATCGGTCTTCGGTTGCAGCGACTGATCAGGGAGCAGCTTGGGATGAAGGTCATCATGACTCGTACTAAGGATATCTTTGTCCCACTCGAGAACCGGACGATGATTGCCAATCGACACCACGCTGATTTTTTTATCAGCTTGCATGTCAATGCAGCCCCAGGAAGTCGTGCAGTCGGGTTCGAGACCTATTTCTTGAGCCGTGAACCATCCGACCGCGGCGCAAAGGCGTCTGCCGTCAGAGAGAATACGGTTCTCAATCTTGAGGGAGTCGGTCAGGACGCACAGCGGGGCTTGAAGACTGTCCTGTGGGATTTGGCTCAAACGTTTTATGTAAAGGAATCAAGTGAGCTGGCGGAGTTACTCTTGAACGAGCTCGGGCAGAGCCTGAAGATGGAGAATCGTGGAATCAAGTCGGCTCCATTTTTTGTGCTGATCGGAGCGGCGATGCCGTCTGTCCTTGTAGAGGTGGCTTTTATCACGAACCCGGATGAAGAACAAAAACTTGAACAAGAGGCGTATCGACAACAGATCGCTGAAGCTTTGTTGGCCGGCATCGGCAAGTTCAGGACAAGATATGAAAAACGGGTCGGTTCGACGTCTGCGCCCATGCCGGTCGTCAGATGA
- a CDS encoding Sporulation and spore germination has protein sequence MRTAAIFIALVVVIVGAIALWGTGSVTGNRPVAQRTAVKTEKPVFEAGTKRVTLFFLGRGDYSFREEHREIERGATTAEEAKRTLAELVRGPNSADLAPTVPREAKLYNLFIDSSGTAYVNFNQGLRDGLSRGGQEELYTVFSIVNTLASNFVQIARVQILVEGAEISTLAGHVDTRMALQPQYVF, from the coding sequence ATGAGAACGGCGGCAATCTTCATCGCCTTAGTGGTCGTCATCGTCGGCGCGATCGCGCTGTGGGGTACAGGATCGGTGACGGGGAACAGGCCTGTCGCCCAGCGCACCGCCGTAAAGACCGAGAAGCCGGTATTTGAAGCTGGAACGAAGCGCGTCACGCTCTTCTTCTTGGGTCGCGGCGACTATTCCTTTCGTGAAGAGCACAGAGAGATAGAACGTGGGGCGACGACGGCAGAGGAGGCGAAGCGGACCTTGGCCGAGCTGGTAAGAGGACCTAACAGCGCCGACCTCGCGCCGACGGTTCCTCGTGAGGCGAAGCTGTATAATCTCTTTATTGATTCGTCCGGGACTGCGTACGTCAATTTCAATCAGGGGTTACGGGACGGTTTGTCGAGAGGCGGTCAAGAGGAACTCTACACGGTATTCTCCATTGTGAATACGCTCGCGTCGAACTTCGTTCAGATTGCGCGTGTACAGATTCTTGTGGAGGGAGCGGAGATTTCAACACTGGCGGGACATGTTGATACGCGCATGGCCTTACAACCGCAGTACGTGTTTTGA
- a CDS encoding ribonuclease PH: MRSDGRRIDEIRPVKVDRGCLKHAEGSLLIEIGETRVLCTATVEEKVPLFLRATGQGWVTAEYGMLPRATKTRTPRESVTGRASGRTFEIQRLIGRSLRAVIDLTRLGERTVLIDCDVIQADGGTRTTAITGAFVAMADALSRLQENDQLHGPLLKDFVAGVSVGHVNGELLLDLNYAEDSMAEVDMNIVMTGSGKFVEVQGTAEEVPFNKVELDQMLDLATRGIDQLVGLQRQLLGAEINGLKM, from the coding sequence GTGAGAAGTGACGGTCGAAGGATAGACGAGATCAGGCCGGTGAAGGTGGACCGCGGCTGTCTCAAGCATGCCGAGGGATCGCTGCTAATTGAGATCGGTGAGACCAGGGTCTTGTGTACAGCCACGGTGGAGGAGAAGGTTCCGCTATTCCTGCGGGCTACCGGCCAGGGGTGGGTCACTGCAGAGTACGGCATGCTCCCCCGCGCGACGAAGACGAGGACCCCTCGGGAATCGGTAACCGGAAGGGCGAGCGGCCGGACCTTTGAGATCCAGCGCCTCATTGGCCGATCGTTGCGAGCCGTGATCGACCTGACACGATTGGGTGAGCGCACGGTGCTGATCGATTGTGACGTGATTCAGGCTGACGGCGGGACTCGAACCACCGCCATCACAGGAGCCTTTGTGGCAATGGCCGATGCGCTGTCTCGACTTCAAGAGAACGACCAACTTCATGGACCACTGCTTAAGGATTTCGTAGCCGGCGTGAGCGTTGGGCATGTAAACGGGGAATTATTGCTGGACCTTAACTACGCCGAGGACTCCATGGCCGAGGTCGATATGAATATCGTCATGACAGGCTCCGGGAAATTTGTCGAGGTGCAGGGGACCGCCGAGGAGGTTCCCTTCAACAAGGTAGAGTTAGACCAGATGCTCGACCTGGCGACGCGAGGGATCGATCAGCTCGTGGGCCTTCAGCGTCAACTGCTGGGAGCTGAGATTAATGGTCTGAAGATGTAA
- a CDS encoding HAM1 protein has protein sequence MQLIVATANAGKFQEIVTILSDLRISFLSLASLHGYNPPVEAGRSYAENAAAKAKAVAAFSGDWALADDSGLEVDALGGQPGIYSNRYLGPTATDRERNQRILELLDGIPLSQRGARFQCAVAVAGPGGELTLSHGSCDGIISEVPSGHSGFGYDSIFTVPGFDATMASLPTDVKNRISHRARALENVKPLLRRLALVAVCNYSGGQTKG, from the coding sequence ATGCAGTTGATCGTGGCAACAGCCAATGCGGGAAAATTTCAAGAAATTGTGACCATCCTCAGCGACCTGAGGATTTCTTTTTTATCGCTCGCCTCACTTCATGGGTATAACCCGCCGGTTGAGGCTGGTAGGTCGTACGCTGAGAACGCTGCGGCTAAGGCGAAGGCCGTTGCAGCGTTCAGCGGCGACTGGGCTCTTGCGGACGATTCGGGTCTTGAGGTGGACGCCCTCGGGGGACAGCCCGGGATATACTCAAACCGTTACCTCGGCCCTACAGCGACGGATCGAGAGCGCAATCAGCGGATCCTCGAGTTGCTGGATGGGATACCGCTCTCACAGCGGGGAGCTCGTTTTCAGTGTGCGGTGGCCGTGGCTGGCCCTGGAGGAGAATTGACCCTTTCTCATGGGAGCTGCGACGGGATCATCTCCGAGGTGCCTAGCGGTCATAGCGGGTTCGGCTACGATTCCATCTTCACCGTTCCAGGATTCGACGCGACGATGGCGTCGCTTCCGACGGACGTTAAGAATCGAATCAGTCATCGTGCGCGGGCGCTTGAAAATGTCAAACCGTTGTTGCGACGCCTCGCGCTTGTTGCGGTGTGTAACTACTCAGGTGGACAGACCAAAGGCTGA
- the gltD gene encoding dihydropyrimidine dehydrogenase subunit A has product MGKPTGFIEFNRGKQPYRPVEERIRDWHQVMLPWPTEALKQQGARCMDCGVPFCHRGCPLGNIIPDWNDLVYRDRWRDAIERLHATNNFPEFTGTACPAPCEGSCVLGINNDPVTIKAIELAIIEHAFEAGWIRPEPPAIRTGKKVAVIGSGPAGLAAAQQLNRAGHWVTVFERADRIGGLLRYGIPEFKLEKRVLDRRLDQLQKEEIQFRVNANVGVNVPVEELRREFDAVLLAGGATAPRDLNIPGRELRGVHFAMEYLTLQNRRCQGDVISDEMFITANGKRVVIIGGGDTGADCLGTAHRQDALSVHQFELLPQPPDTRASDNPWPQWPVIFRTSSAHAEGGIREFSVSTTRFSGEDGKVKKLHAHRVEMTTENGRMSFKPVPGTEFEIEVDLVLLAMGFVGPERNGLLSEFGVRLTDRGNVWRDENWMTSVSGVFTAGDMQRGQSLIVWAIAEGRSAARGIDHYLMGHSALPAPLS; this is encoded by the coding sequence ATGGGTAAGCCAACCGGCTTCATCGAATTTAATCGCGGGAAGCAGCCGTACCGGCCCGTCGAGGAGCGGATCCGCGACTGGCATCAGGTCATGCTGCCGTGGCCGACGGAGGCACTGAAGCAACAGGGGGCACGCTGCATGGATTGCGGCGTCCCGTTCTGCCACCGGGGTTGCCCGCTGGGCAATATCATCCCGGACTGGAACGACCTGGTCTACCGCGACCGGTGGCGGGACGCGATCGAGCGCTTGCATGCCACAAACAACTTCCCGGAGTTTACCGGGACCGCTTGCCCTGCCCCCTGCGAGGGCTCGTGCGTCCTCGGCATCAACAACGATCCGGTCACAATCAAGGCCATCGAGCTGGCCATCATCGAACACGCCTTTGAAGCAGGGTGGATCAGGCCGGAGCCTCCCGCCATCCGAACCGGCAAGAAGGTGGCCGTCATCGGCTCAGGTCCTGCGGGGCTTGCGGCGGCCCAGCAGCTCAACCGCGCCGGCCATTGGGTGACCGTATTTGAGCGGGCCGACCGGATCGGCGGCCTGCTGCGCTACGGCATCCCGGAGTTCAAACTGGAAAAGCGGGTCCTGGACCGGCGGCTCGACCAGCTTCAGAAAGAGGAGATCCAGTTCCGGGTCAACGCGAACGTGGGCGTCAACGTTCCTGTTGAGGAGTTGCGACGAGAGTTTGATGCCGTTCTGCTTGCCGGGGGGGCCACAGCGCCGCGCGATCTCAATATCCCCGGACGCGAACTGCGAGGCGTCCACTTCGCCATGGAGTACCTGACCTTGCAGAACCGGCGATGCCAAGGCGACGTGATCTCCGACGAGATGTTCATCACCGCTAACGGCAAGCGGGTCGTCATCATCGGCGGCGGCGACACCGGCGCCGACTGCCTGGGGACCGCCCACCGACAAGACGCCCTCTCCGTCCACCAGTTCGAGCTGCTCCCCCAGCCACCCGATACCCGCGCGTCTGATAACCCCTGGCCCCAGTGGCCGGTCATCTTCAGAACCTCGTCCGCTCATGCGGAGGGCGGCATTCGAGAGTTCTCGGTCTCGACGACCCGCTTCTCAGGAGAGGATGGAAAGGTCAAGAAGCTGCACGCCCATCGGGTTGAGATGACCACAGAAAACGGCCGGATGAGTTTCAAGCCAGTCCCGGGGACCGAGTTCGAGATAGAGGTCGACCTGGTCCTGCTGGCGATGGGGTTCGTAGGTCCTGAGCGCAACGGACTGCTGAGCGAGTTCGGCGTGAGGCTCACCGACCGCGGCAACGTCTGGCGGGATGAGAACTGGATGACCAGCGTGTCGGGCGTCTTTACCGCGGGCGATATGCAGCGCGGCCAGTCCCTGATCGTCTGGGCCATTGCCGAAGGCCGCAGCGCCGCCCGCGGCATTGACCACTACCTCATGGGCCACTCCGCCCTCCCCGCTCCGCTCTCATAA
- a CDS encoding glutamate synthase — MTDQADSVSVNPCTIPPPRQGLYDPTYEHDACGVGFVVDIKGRKSHAIIQQSLTVLKNLLHRGASGSEPNTGDGAGILIQMPHAFLARECEKIGITLPAPRYYGAGLVFLPTDPSQSAKCQATFEEIILEEGQTLLGWRDIPTDDAPIGPSAKAARPVFKQIFIGRNPAIQDNRVFERTLYIIRKQVEHVVYGSALPQRRLFYIPSLSSNTLVYKGMLIGDQIEATFPDITDPAVESALALVHQRFSTNTFPSWPLAHPYRYMAHNGEINTLRGNTNWMRARESLCESELLPDLKKIFPIVLEGGSDSAVFDNVLEFLVMAGRPLPHAILMMIPEAWSGHESMSEERKAFYEYHGCLIEPWDGPASIAFTDGTVIGAVLDRNGLRPSRYYVTKDGMVVMASEVGVLDIAPENVLIKERLHPGRIFLVDTAQGRIIDDAELKHAFATEHPYREWLQQHLVPLEELPAPPHVHEPDHETVLQRQQLFGYTHEDLRLLLSPMALKGEEPVGSMGNDAALAVLSNRPRLLYDYFQQLFAQVTNPPLDAIREELVTQMATTIGPERNLLKPEAESCRQIKLKTPVLDNEELARIRYVDLPGFKSITLPMLFPAAEGGQGLELALQELCRKASQAIADGYTLIILSDRGVCKELAPIPALLATAGVHHHLVREGTRTRVGLIIESGEPRETHHAALLIGYGAGAINPYLAFETLDDMIHEGLLPGLDHKKAVKHYIKALNKGVLKVISKMGISTIQSYRGAQIFEAIGLDKTFVDRCFTWTASRIGGIGIDVVAEEVFLRHRRAFPDRPVGQPELEWGGEYQWRRDGEAHLFNPETISRLQYSTRTGQYTIFKEYTEQINNHDHNLCTLRGLFDLKFADQPIPLEEVEPVEAIVKRFATGAMSYGSISQEAHETLAIAMNRLGARSNTGEGGEDPTRFTPDPNGDWRRSAIKQVASGRFGVTSEYLVNATDIQIKMAQGSKPGEGGQLPGAKVYPWIAKVRHSTPGVGLISPPPHHDIYSIEDLKQLIHDLKNSNPTARIHVKLVAEVGVGTIAAGVAKAFSDVVLISGFDGGTGASPLSSIKHAGLPWELGLAETQQVLVMNKLRDRIAVQVDGQMKTGRDVVIAALLGAEEYGFSTAPLVVMGCIMMRVCHLNTCPVGVATQDPALRKNFSGKPEYVENFFRFIAREVRELMAQLGFRTMDEMIGRMDRLEMKKAVDHWKARGLDYSSILYRPEVGPEVAIRKVREQDHGLEQSLDMTTIVPLCRPALERREPVGLRLPIRNVNRTVGTILGSEVTRRYGGEGLPEDTIRIHFTGSAGQSFGAFIPKGITLALEGDSNDYLGKGLSGGKIIVFPPREATFVPEENILIGNVALYGATKGDIYLRGVAGERFAVRNSGAHAVVEGVGDHGCEYMTGGLVVVIGSTGRNFAAGMSGGVAYVLDEAGDFKTRCNLSMVDLEALDVEEEITEVQALLRRHLNYTGSAVAERILGNWEAMEAKFVKVIPKDYKRAMKALKRAELEGIPWEQAVMVGAHG, encoded by the coding sequence GTGACTGACCAGGCGGATTCAGTGTCTGTGAATCCTTGTACTATCCCCCCGCCACGACAGGGCCTGTACGACCCCACCTACGAGCATGACGCGTGCGGCGTGGGCTTCGTGGTGGACATCAAAGGTCGGAAGTCCCACGCCATCATCCAGCAGTCACTGACGGTGCTGAAGAACCTCCTGCACCGCGGCGCGTCCGGCTCAGAGCCAAACACGGGTGATGGGGCCGGTATCCTCATTCAAATGCCACACGCCTTCCTTGCCCGCGAGTGCGAAAAGATCGGAATTACCTTGCCGGCCCCGCGATACTACGGCGCCGGATTGGTCTTTCTTCCCACTGACCCGTCACAATCCGCCAAGTGTCAGGCGACCTTCGAGGAGATTATCCTGGAGGAAGGGCAGACGCTTCTGGGATGGCGGGATATACCAACCGACGACGCGCCGATCGGCCCCAGCGCCAAGGCCGCCAGGCCTGTCTTTAAGCAGATCTTTATCGGCCGTAACCCTGCGATTCAGGACAATCGGGTATTCGAGCGGACACTCTACATTATCCGCAAGCAGGTTGAGCATGTCGTCTACGGTTCGGCCCTGCCGCAACGAAGACTCTTCTATATCCCAAGTCTCTCCTCCAACACGCTGGTGTACAAGGGGATGCTCATAGGGGACCAGATCGAGGCAACATTTCCGGACATCACGGATCCGGCGGTCGAATCGGCGCTGGCGCTCGTGCACCAGCGCTTCTCCACCAATACCTTCCCCTCATGGCCGCTGGCCCACCCGTACCGGTACATGGCGCACAACGGCGAGATCAATACGCTGCGAGGCAACACCAACTGGATGCGCGCCCGCGAGTCGCTGTGCGAGTCCGAGCTGCTGCCGGACCTGAAAAAGATCTTTCCCATCGTGCTGGAGGGTGGGAGCGACTCGGCAGTCTTCGACAACGTTCTGGAGTTTCTGGTAATGGCCGGACGCCCCCTACCCCACGCGATCCTCATGATGATTCCGGAGGCCTGGAGCGGCCATGAATCGATGAGCGAGGAGCGCAAGGCGTTCTATGAGTACCACGGCTGCCTCATAGAGCCCTGGGACGGGCCGGCCTCGATTGCCTTTACCGATGGGACGGTCATTGGAGCGGTCCTGGACCGGAACGGACTGCGCCCGTCTCGCTACTACGTCACGAAGGACGGCATGGTGGTCATGGCCTCTGAAGTAGGGGTATTGGATATCGCGCCCGAGAATGTGCTGATCAAGGAGCGCCTGCACCCCGGCCGAATCTTCCTGGTGGATACGGCCCAGGGCCGGATCATCGACGACGCAGAGCTGAAGCATGCCTTTGCCACCGAGCACCCGTACCGGGAGTGGCTACAGCAGCACCTGGTCCCGCTCGAGGAACTCCCGGCGCCTCCACACGTCCATGAGCCGGATCACGAGACCGTGCTGCAGCGGCAGCAACTCTTCGGTTATACCCATGAGGATCTGCGTCTATTGCTGAGTCCGATGGCGTTGAAGGGTGAGGAGCCGGTCGGCTCGATGGGGAACGACGCGGCGCTTGCCGTCCTTTCCAACCGCCCTCGCCTGCTGTACGATTATTTTCAGCAGCTCTTCGCTCAAGTGACCAATCCGCCGCTGGACGCGATCCGCGAGGAGCTGGTCACCCAGATGGCAACGACTATCGGCCCTGAGCGCAACCTGCTCAAGCCGGAAGCTGAGAGTTGCCGACAGATCAAACTGAAGACGCCGGTCCTGGACAACGAGGAGCTGGCGCGAATCCGCTATGTCGATCTGCCCGGCTTTAAGTCGATCACGCTGCCGATGCTCTTCCCGGCGGCCGAAGGCGGCCAAGGCTTGGAACTGGCGCTGCAGGAGCTGTGCCGAAAGGCGAGCCAGGCTATCGCCGACGGCTACACCCTTATCATCCTCTCCGACCGGGGCGTGTGTAAGGAACTGGCGCCGATTCCGGCCCTCCTGGCGACAGCCGGCGTCCACCATCACCTGGTCCGGGAGGGAACCCGAACGCGCGTTGGACTCATCATCGAGAGCGGTGAGCCTCGGGAGACACACCACGCGGCGCTGCTGATCGGCTACGGAGCCGGCGCCATCAACCCATACCTCGCCTTCGAGACCCTTGACGACATGATCCATGAAGGGCTGCTGCCTGGGCTTGACCACAAGAAGGCCGTCAAGCACTACATCAAGGCGCTGAACAAAGGCGTGCTGAAGGTGATCTCCAAGATGGGGATCTCGACGATCCAGTCGTATCGCGGCGCTCAGATCTTCGAGGCGATCGGCCTGGACAAGACGTTTGTCGATCGATGTTTCACCTGGACGGCATCCCGGATCGGCGGCATCGGCATCGATGTCGTCGCAGAGGAGGTCTTCCTCCGGCATCGCCGCGCCTTCCCGGACCGACCCGTCGGCCAGCCTGAGCTTGAATGGGGCGGTGAATATCAGTGGCGGCGCGACGGCGAGGCGCATCTCTTCAACCCCGAGACGATCTCCAGACTTCAGTACTCTACCCGGACCGGCCAGTACACAATCTTCAAGGAGTATACGGAGCAGATCAACAACCACGATCATAATCTCTGTACGCTCCGAGGCCTGTTCGACCTCAAGTTTGCCGACCAACCGATTCCGCTGGAGGAGGTCGAGCCGGTAGAGGCAATCGTCAAGCGCTTTGCGACGGGGGCGATGTCGTACGGCTCAATCAGCCAGGAGGCGCACGAGACCCTTGCGATCGCCATGAACCGGCTGGGCGCCAGGTCGAATACCGGCGAGGGGGGCGAAGATCCGACGCGCTTCACCCCTGACCCGAACGGCGACTGGCGCCGAAGCGCCATTAAGCAGGTGGCGTCAGGCCGCTTCGGTGTCACCAGCGAGTATCTGGTCAACGCCACAGATATTCAAATCAAAATGGCGCAGGGCAGCAAGCCCGGCGAGGGCGGACAACTCCCCGGCGCCAAGGTCTATCCATGGATTGCGAAGGTGCGGCACTCGACCCCTGGCGTAGGGCTGATCTCACCGCCTCCGCACCACGACATCTACTCCATCGAGGATCTCAAACAGCTCATTCATGACTTGAAGAATAGTAACCCAACTGCCCGAATTCACGTGAAACTTGTCGCTGAAGTCGGAGTCGGCACGATTGCGGCAGGGGTGGCGAAGGCCTTTTCTGATGTCGTCCTGATCTCCGGCTTCGATGGCGGGACCGGCGCCTCCCCGCTCAGCTCCATCAAGCACGCGGGTCTGCCATGGGAGCTGGGACTGGCCGAGACCCAGCAAGTCCTCGTGATGAACAAGCTCCGGGACCGGATCGCTGTCCAGGTCGATGGTCAGATGAAAACCGGACGCGACGTGGTCATCGCCGCCCTGCTTGGAGCCGAAGAGTACGGTTTCTCCACGGCACCGTTGGTCGTGATGGGTTGTATCATGATGCGCGTCTGCCACCTGAACACCTGTCCGGTCGGGGTCGCCACACAGGATCCCGCGCTTCGGAAGAACTTCTCCGGCAAGCCCGAATACGTCGAAAACTTCTTCCGCTTCATCGCCCGAGAGGTACGCGAGCTGATGGCCCAGCTCGGATTCCGCACCATGGACGAGATGATCGGCCGCATGGACAGGCTGGAAATGAAGAAAGCGGTGGACCACTGGAAGGCTCGGGGGCTCGACTACTCGTCGATCCTGTACCGACCGGAGGTAGGACCAGAGGTAGCCATCCGCAAGGTGCGGGAGCAAGACCACGGCCTGGAGCAATCGCTCGACATGACCACCATCGTCCCGCTCTGCCGGCCCGCGCTCGAACGGCGCGAGCCGGTCGGCTTGCGTCTGCCGATCCGGAACGTCAACCGCACGGTCGGCACCATCCTCGGCTCCGAGGTGACCCGCCGCTACGGGGGCGAAGGCCTGCCCGAGGACACGATCCGGATCCACTTTACCGGGTCGGCCGGCCAAAGCTTCGGCGCCTTCATCCCTAAGGGTATCACGCTGGCCCTGGAGGGCGACTCTAACGACTACCTGGGGAAGGGGCTGTCCGGCGGCAAGATCATCGTGTTCCCACCGCGCGAGGCGACATTCGTTCCTGAGGAGAATATCCTGATCGGCAACGTGGCGCTGTATGGCGCGACGAAGGGTGACATCTATCTCCGTGGGGTTGCGGGCGAGCGGTTCGCAGTACGCAACAGCGGTGCTCATGCGGTGGTAGAGGGTGTCGGCGACCACGGCTGTGAGTACATGACCGGCGGCCTCGTTGTCGTCATCGGTTCCACCGGACGGAACTTCGCCGCCGGAATGTCTGGCGGCGTAGCCTACGTCCTGGATGAAGCCGGCGACTTCAAGACCCGGTGCAATCTCAGCATGGTCGATCTTGAAGCGTTGGATGTCGAGGAGGAAATCACGGAGGTCCAGGCACTGCTGCGCCGCCATCTGAACTATACCGGAAGCGCGGTCGCGGAACGGATCCTCGGGAATTGGGAAGCTATGGAGGCGAAGTTCGTCAAGGTGATACCCAAGGACTACAAACGGGCAATGAAAGCGCTGAAGCGAGCTGAACTCGAAGGGATTCCCTGGGAGCAGGCAGTGATGGTGGGCGCCCATGGGTAA